The Thermasporomyces composti region AGCCCGAGCGGTCGGTGTGAAGGCCGCTGCCCCTCTGGGACTCTGTTTCCTTCCGGCGTTCGTGCTCGTGGGCATCGTGCCCCTGGTCGCGAGCGCGGTCGCCGGCCTCGTGGGTTGAGCACTCCTGGATCACCGACGGCTTGCGTGCCAGGCGCGACGTCATCCACAGAGTCGGCAGGCGGCGGCGCTGTCCCCAGACCACCACGTGCGGCCAGCGGTCTTAGACGTGGTTACGGGATCGTCGAACCGCGCCAGTTCCACGCGCCCGACCCGGCCGGTAGCCGGTCGTCGACAACGGTCCATCGTCGCTTCGACGACGTATCAGAAAGGACGGTGCTCATGCGTCGAGCACGACCCCGCCGCCACGACGAGCGGGGCATGACCACGGCCGAGTACGCCATCGGCACAGTCGCCGCCGCCAGCTTCGCCGCCTTGCTCATCAAGCTGTTGACGAGTGACAAGGTTCGACAACTTCTCCTTGACGTCATCACGTCCGCGCTCAGCTTGGGCGGTTGATCGTGGGGGCGGTCGGGCCGAGCTGGCGGACCGGCCGCCCACCGATCCTCGCTCGTAAGGAGGTCTCAGTGCGATCGACGACATGGTCGTCGCGGCCGACGCGAGCGGAGCCGTCCGGGCGGCGAGAGCACGGCATGGTGACCGTCGAGACGGCTCTGGCGCTGGCGGCTCTCGTGGTCGTCACGGCCGGCATGGCCTGGGTCGTGTCACTGGTCGCGACGCAAGCGCGGTGCGTCGACGCGGCGCGCGACACGGCGCGCGCGATCGCGCGTGGGGAGTCGTCCGCGGCGAGCCAGGCCGAAGGCAGGCGTAGCGCGCCTGCCGGAGCCGACATCGCGGTCCAGGTCGCGGACGACGTCGTGACCGTGGAGGTCTCGGTCGAGGCCCGGCCGCCCTGGCCGGTGCTCTCCCACCTGCCTGGCGTACCGGTCAGCGGTCGCGCGGTCGTCGCGCTGGAACCAGGACACCCTGACCCGCTCACCGCACCGGACCGGTGACGCCACCATGACCGGTGAGACGGGTGACGTCATGTCCGGTAGGGCCAGGCTTGGTGACGCGGTGCCTGATGACGCCGTGCCTGATCTTGCTGTGTCTGATGTCGCTGTGCCTGGTGACGCCCTGCCTGGTGACACCTCGCCCGGTGCCGTGGTCCGAGCCAACGAGCGCGGCAGCGGCGCGCTGCTGGCGATCGCGATGGCGTGCGTCCTCGTCGTCAGCGGGCTTGCCGCCTCGACTCTCGTCGCCCTCGTGGTGGCCCGCCGGCACGCGAGCACGGCGGCCGAGATGGCGGCGCTCTCAGCGGCGGCGCACCCGGTGGACCAGATGGGGTCGGCCTGTGCCACAGCACGGCGGATCGCCCGAGCACACCAGGCGGTCCTGGACTCCTGCGCGGTCGACGGCCTGACGGTCGACGTCGTCGTGGCGACCCGCCCGCGCACGGCCCTCGGTCGCGTGGTCGTCGTGCGTTCCCGGGCGCGTGCCGGCCGCGTCACGGTTCTCGACATCGAGCCCGCTCGTCCGGACCCACAGCTGGCTCGTCGGGGGTGGTCATCGCCCGTCACTCGGGCGACGCCGAACCCGGCGCTCCCGCCAGGAGCACGTCCAGCAGTCGAACCGCACCCGCCTTGTCGAGGGGGTTGTTCCCATTCCCGCACTTGGGGGACTGGACACAGGAGGGGCAGCCGTCGGCACAGCCGCAGCCGGCGATCGCGTCTCGGGTCGCGCGAAGCCAGTCGGCGGCGGCGTCGTAACCTCGTTCGGCGAAGCCGGCGCCACCGGGGTGGCCGTCGTAGACGAAGACCGTGACCCGCCCGGTATCGGGGTGCAGCCCAGTCGAGACACCCCCGATGTCCCACCGGTCACAGGTCGCGAACAGCGGAAGCAGGCCGATGGACGCGTGCTCGGCGGCGTGCGCGGCCCCAGGAACCTCCCGCGACGACAGTCCGGCCTCCGCGAGCTGCTCGTCCGACACCGTCCACCAGACGGCGCGGGTCCGCAGCCTGCGTGGCGGGAGGTCGAGCGGCACCTCGCCGAGCACCTCGCCCGTCACCAGGGCGCGACGCAGGTACGACACCACCCGGCTCTCGACGGCGACCGATCCGAAGTCCAACGTGGCGGGGCCCCAGTCGGTGTGGCGCTCGGACTCCAGGATCTCGATATCGGTCACCTCGCGCGCCGTCGTCGTGTAGTCGGGGTCAGCGGCCTCGACGATCGCCACGGCGGACTCCAGGTCCAGCTCGCGCACGACGTACGTCTCACCCTGGTGGAGGTACACCGCGCCGGTGTGCGCCGTGGTGTGTGCGGCGTCGGCGTCGACGGTGCCGAGCAGCCGGCCGGTCGAGCCCTCGACCAGCCGGACCTGCTCCCCACCCACGGACCGGATGTCGGCGAGGTCGCAGGCTCGGTCGCGGCGGGTCCAGAACCAGCCCTGAGGTCGCCGCCGCACTTTGCCCTCGGCCTGAAGTTCCTCGATCGCCGCTCGCGCCGACGGTCCGAACTGGTCCAGGTCGGCGTCGGTGAGTGGGAGCTCGGCGGCCGCAGCCGCCAGGTGCGGTTTGACGACGTAGGGGTTGTCGGGATCGAGGACGGTCGACTCGACCGGAGGTCCGAAGATCGCCTCCGGATGATGGACGAGATACGTGTCGAGTGGGTCATCCCGAGCGATGAAGACCGCGAGGGCTCCTCGGCCGTCCCGGCCGGCGCGACCCGCCTGCTGCCAGAGGGAAGCTCGGGTGCCCGGATACCCGGCGACGAGCACGGCGTCCAAGCCCGCGATGTCGACCCCGAGCTCGAGCGCGTTGGTCGCCGCGACGCCGAGGAGCCGTGCGTCCTGCAGGGCTTGTTCGAGCTCGCGACGGTCTTCACGCAGGTAGCCGGAGCGGTAGGCGGCGATGCGCGACGCCAGCTCGGGGGAGACCTCCGCCACGTGGTTCCGGGCCTGCAAGGCGACCACTTCCGCGCCCCGGCGCGAGCGGATGAAGGCGACGGTGCGCACGCCGTCCACGACGAGATCGGCGAGGAGGTCGGCCGTCTCGGCGGTCGCGCTGCGCCGGACGGGAGCACCCCGCTCCCCGGTGAACTGGGTGAGCGGTGGCTCCCAGAGCGCGAAAGCGAGCCCGCCGTGCGGGGAGGCGTCCTCGGTCACCGCCGTGACCGGTAGACCGGTCAGCCGGCTCGCCGACACCGCCGGCTCCGACACCGTGGCCGAAGCCAGCACGAAGACCGGGTCCGCTCCGTAGTGGGCGCACAGCCGACGCAGTCGACGCAGCACCTGGGCGACGTGGGATCCGAACACCCCCCGGTAGTGGTGGCACTCGTCGACCACGACGTAGCGCAGCGACCCGAGGAACTTCGCCCAGCGGCTGTGCCCGGGGAGCACGGACCGGTGCAGCATGTCGGGGTTGGTGAGGACGTAGGCCGCGTGGTCGCGAGCCCAGTCGCGTTCCTCCCGCGTGCTGTCGCCGTCGCAGGTGATGGCGGGCACCTCCGGTCCGCCGAGCGTCGAGACCACGCGGAGCTGGTCCGCCGCGAGCGCCTTCGTGGGCGCGAGGTAGAGAGCGGTGGGCCCGCGCCGGCGGGTTCGGCGTGGTTGTGTCGACGCCACGGCCGTCAGGACCGGCAGCAGGTAGCCGAGGGACTTCCCCGAGGCGGTTCCGGTGGCGAGGACGGTGTGCACGCCCGACCGGACCAGCTCGGCCGCGGCTACCTGGTGCCGCCACGGTCGCTCGACGCCGTGGTCCCGAAGTCGCTTCACCAGCCAGTCAGGGACCCAGGCCGGCCACTCCTCGGCCTGGCCGGGGCGAGCCGGCACCCACTCCACGTGGGTGACGCGGGACGCGCGGCGACCCCGGGTCAGGCGCCGCACCAGGTCCTCAGGTCCGTGCCGGTCCGTACCAGAGGTCGCTGCCTGGGCTGATCCGTCCCGGGAGACGTCGTCTGCCCCAGTCGCTGGCAAAGCGTCGTCCAGGGCGTAACCCGAACCACGACTCGATCGATGGGATTGGCGTGACGGCACGATCGCCAGTGTCACACGGTGGGGCCCCGCGGTCCGACCAGGGCGTCGTAGCGCGGAGCACACCACGAGTCCCGCCCTTGGCGGGATTTGCGGCCTTCTAGATGATTGAATGCCTCTGCGGCCGGGGGACGTCGGTGTGACGGGCTGGAGGAGCTTCGTGGACCTTTCTCTCTCAAACCACCCTGCGGGCGACCACATGGTGATCGAGGTCGGCGGCGAGATCGACGTCTACACCGCGCCACGGCTCCGAGAGAAGATCGTGGAGCTGGTGAACGCTGGCCACCACCACCTGATCGTCGACATGGAGGGGGTCGACTTCCTCGACTCGACCGGCCTCGGCGTGCTGGTGGGCGGCCTCAAGCGGGTCCGCGGGCAAGAGGGGACGCTGCGTATCGTCTGTACGCAGGAGCGTCTGCTGAAGATCTTCCGGATTACTGGTCTGACCAAGGTCTTCCCGATCCACGACTCGGTGGAGGAGGCCATCGGGGCGAAGACGTGAGCGTCGGCCGGGCGCGTCGGTCGCGCCACGTGAGCGTTCGTGGGGGCCGCGTCCCCGATGGCTGAGCGTGTCGCGCTAAACTCCCGCCCGCCCCGGGTTACGGATCCGGTGGTGCATGCTGCCTGTGCGCCTCCGGCGTTTCCGGCCGGTATCGACCCTTGTGGGACGTGGGCGACGCCTCACACAACACGTGGGCCTCACCTCGCGTCCGGCTGGGTTGGCAGGCGCAAGCAGAGCAGGACGACAGGCGCTCGCCAGGCCGGATAGCGCTGGGGTGGGCGGCCCTGTCCGCGCGGCCCGTACGTTGTGATGTCACGAAGGGGGCTCCAGGAGGCCCCCGCCCAAGGAGGACGAATGTCCGCGTTCCTACTCGCAGCCGAGGGGGACGTCGTCTCGTTGAGTGGCGGCAATCTCGGCTACGTCTTCGCCGTCGCGTGCATCGGCGTGGTGGCGCTCGTCATGGCCGCGGTCTTCCGGCGTGAGGTGCTCTCCGCTGACGAGGGGACCGCGAACATGCAGGCGATCGCCCGCGGTGTCCAAGAAGGCGCCGCCGCCTACTTGAACCGGCAGTTCAAGACGCTCGGCGGATTCGCCGTCCTC contains the following coding sequences:
- a CDS encoding STAS domain-containing protein, which codes for MDLSLSNHPAGDHMVIEVGGEIDVYTAPRLREKIVELVNAGHHHLIVDMEGVDFLDSTGLGVLVGGLKRVRGQEGTLRIVCTQERLLKIFRITGLTKVFPIHDSVEEAIGAKT
- a CDS encoding DEAD/DEAH box helicase; its protein translation is MRRLTRGRRASRVTHVEWVPARPGQAEEWPAWVPDWLVKRLRDHGVERPWRHQVAAAELVRSGVHTVLATGTASGKSLGYLLPVLTAVASTQPRRTRRRGPTALYLAPTKALAADQLRVVSTLGGPEVPAITCDGDSTREERDWARDHAAYVLTNPDMLHRSVLPGHSRWAKFLGSLRYVVVDECHHYRGVFGSHVAQVLRRLRRLCAHYGADPVFVLASATVSEPAVSASRLTGLPVTAVTEDASPHGGLAFALWEPPLTQFTGERGAPVRRSATAETADLLADLVVDGVRTVAFIRSRRGAEVVALQARNHVAEVSPELASRIAAYRSGYLREDRRELEQALQDARLLGVAATNALELGVDIAGLDAVLVAGYPGTRASLWQQAGRAGRDGRGALAVFIARDDPLDTYLVHHPEAIFGPPVESTVLDPDNPYVVKPHLAAAAAELPLTDADLDQFGPSARAAIEELQAEGKVRRRPQGWFWTRRDRACDLADIRSVGGEQVRLVEGSTGRLLGTVDADAAHTTAHTGAVYLHQGETYVVRELDLESAVAIVEAADPDYTTTAREVTDIEILESERHTDWGPATLDFGSVAVESRVVSYLRRALVTGEVLGEVPLDLPPRRLRTRAVWWTVSDEQLAEAGLSSREVPGAAHAAEHASIGLLPLFATCDRWDIGGVSTGLHPDTGRVTVFVYDGHPGGAGFAERGYDAAADWLRATRDAIAGCGCADGCPSCVQSPKCGNGNNPLDKAGAVRLLDVLLAGAPGSASPE
- a CDS encoding DUF4244 domain-containing protein codes for the protein MRRARPRRHDERGMTTAEYAIGTVAAASFAALLIKLLTSDKVRQLLLDVITSALSLGG
- a CDS encoding TadE family type IV pilus minor pilin, with protein sequence MRSTTWSSRPTRAEPSGRREHGMVTVETALALAALVVVTAGMAWVVSLVATQARCVDAARDTARAIARGESSAASQAEGRRSAPAGADIAVQVADDVVTVEVSVEARPPWPVLSHLPGVPVSGRAVVALEPGHPDPLTAPDR